One Camelina sativa cultivar DH55 chromosome 3, Cs, whole genome shotgun sequence genomic window carries:
- the LOC104777730 gene encoding probable inactive heme oxygenase 2, chloroplastic — MASLLNLRPTPPVLSSKPPHKLTHSHLHTYIFFPFKISNTHNQFLNLCRSSSTPPPSQQKASQRKRTRYRKQYPGENIGITEEMRFVSMRLRNTSGKKLHLSGDNTENEEEHEEEDDDDDDDDVKGETWRPSQEGFLKYLVDSKLVFDTIERIVDESENVSYAYFRRTGLERCESLEKDLQWFRGQDLVIPEPSNIGVSYAKYLKELAGESAPLFLSHFYSIYFSHIAGGQVIVNKVSEKLLEGKMMEFNRWEGDAQDLLKGVREKLNVLGEHWTRDEKNKCLKETAKAFKYMGQIIRLMIL; from the exons ATGGCTTCTCTTCTCAATCTCAGGCCAACTCCTCCAGTACTCTCTTCTAAGCCACCTCATAAGCTCACTCACTCTCATCTTCACACCTATATCTTTTTCCCGTTCAAAATCTCAAATACACATAATCAATTTCTCAATTTATGTCGTTCGTCATCAACACCACCACCTTCACAGCAAAAGGCTTCACAGAGGAAGAGAACAAGGTACAGGAAACAGTACCCAGGAGAAAACATTGGGATAACTGAGGAAATGAGATTCGTATCCATGAGGTTACGCAATACTAGTGGAAAAAAATTGCATCTTTCTGGTGATAATACTGAAAACGAAgaagaacatgaagaagaagacgatgatgatgatgatgatgatgtaaagGGAGAGACTTGGAGGCCAAGCCAAGAGGGATTTCTTAAGTACTTAGTTGATAGCAAGCTTGTCTTCGATACTATTGAACGAATTGTAGACGAATCTGAGAATGTTTCTT ATGCTTACTTCAGGAGAACAGGATTAGAGAGATGTGAAAGTCTTGAGAAGGATCTACAATGGTTTAGAGGACAAGATTTGGTTATTCCAGAACCAAGTAACATAGGAGTTTCTTATGCAAAGTATTTAAAAGAACTAGCAGGAGAAAGTGCacctttgtttctttctcatttctaCAGTATCTACTTTTCACACATTGCTGGTGGTCAAGTTATTGTAAACAAG GTATCTGAGAAGCTTCTGGAAGGAAAGATGATGGAGTTCAATAGGTGGGAAGGGGATGCACAAGACTTACTTAAAGGCGTCCGTGAGAAACTTAACGTGCTTGGGGAG CACTGGACTCGGGACGAGAAAAACAAATGCTTGAAGGAAACAGCAAAGGCATTTAAGTATATGGGGCAGATAATTCGCTTGATGATCTTGTAA
- the LOC109132286 gene encoding zinc finger CCCH domain-containing protein 13-like: MSDKKLPERPGKPECGYYLITGNCNQEKKCKYHHPKNITPIEPGLALNDNGLPLRPNQAVCPHFSRFGLCKSGPACKFDHSTKPSSSSSSARK; this comes from the coding sequence atGTCTGACAAAAAATTGCCAGAACGTCCAGGCAAACCAGAGTGCGGCTATTATCTTATAACAGGAAACTGTAATCAGGAAAAAAAGTGCAAATACCATCACCCCAAGAATATAACCCCGATAGAACCTGGACTGGCCCTCAATGACAATGGCTTACCCTTAAGACCTAATCAAGCCGTTTGCCCACATTTCAGTCGCTTTGGCCTTTGCAAATCCGGTCCAGCTTGTAAATTCGACCATTCAACCAaaccatcatcatcctcatcctctGCTCGCAAATGA
- the LOC104777731 gene encoding uncharacterized protein LOC104777731, with amino-acid sequence MANKIAMFLSEAINNNAVINTCLGVSFVVLGLRSDQQQKYVEALAEQKDSLSKSNKAMKVTMWEWKQQLFAEAASAGASAVIPLSTLKAIYGEVTATTQSGDTAKEVSKVSTPKIMI; translated from the exons ATGGCGAATAAGATTGCGATGTTTCTATCGGAAGCAATAAACAACAATGCTGTCATAAACACTTGTCTTGGGGTATCGTTTGTGGTTTTGGGATTGAGATCTGATCAACAGCAGAAGTATGTCGAGGCTTTAGCAGAGCAGAAGGATTCGCTCTCCAAGTCTAACAAGGCAATGAAAGTCACTATGTGGGAGTGGAAACAGCAGCTCTTTGCTGAAGCTGCTTCCGCTGGTGCTTCCGCGGTTATTCCTCTTTCCACGCTCAAGGCCATCTATGGTGAAGTCACAGCAACCACTCAGTCAG GTGACACAGCCAAGGAAGTGTCAAAAGTGTCTACCCCCAAGATCATGATATGA